The following coding sequences lie in one Rutidosis leptorrhynchoides isolate AG116_Rl617_1_P2 chromosome 4, CSIRO_AGI_Rlap_v1, whole genome shotgun sequence genomic window:
- the LOC139840844 gene encoding transcription factor PCL1-like — protein sequence MAEEVRITGYDAGADEDGGGSGGDDERVMEWEVGLPNVADLTPLSQSLISSEMLSAFSITPEPHRNMTDVNRASKNTFSNLRGEYEQQALTKFNSLNSSSNKIADLTDSRKVGCHGDVDGDVDGDVDGNGVIEEMDSGMLIDDDSTFRASKRQRLVWTPQLHKRFIEVVAHLGVKSAVPKTIMQLMNVEGLTRENVASHLQKYRLYLKRMQGVSTDNPSGSDHVFGSQNLREPNPMPDQQQMMQMPMPYRGFESNSYAAYDMARYQHRMTSNDK from the coding sequence ATGGCGGAGGAAGTGAGAATCACCGGTTACGACGCCGGTGCCGATGAGGACGGCGGCGGCAGTGGCGGAGATGACGAACGAGTAATGGAGTGGGAGGTAGGGTTACCAAACGTCGCTGATTTGACGCCGTTATCACAATCCTTAATCTCATCAGAGATGTTATCGGCGTTCAGCATCACGCCGGAACCTCACCGGAACATGACTGACGTCAATCGTGCTTCTAAAAACACGTTCTCGAATCTTCGAGGTGAGTATGAACAACAAGCGTTGACCAAATTTAATAGTTTAAATTCTTCTAGTAATAAAATCGCCGATCTAACTGATTCGCGGAAAGTCGGTTGTCACGGTGACGTTGACGGTGACGTTGACGGTGACGTTGACGGTAATGGAGTGATTGAGGAAATGGATTCTGGTATGTTAATTGATGATGATTCAACATTTAGGGCTTCAAAACGACAGCGTTTAGTATGGACACCACAACTGCATAAACGATTTATAGAAGTTGTAGCACATTTAGGCGTTAAAAGCGCGGTTCCAAAAACGATTATGCAGTTGATGAATGTAGAAGGATTAACTCGTGAAAATGTTGCTAGTCATTTACAAAAGTATAGATTGTATTTAAAAAGGATGCAAGGTGTAAGTACTGATAATCCTTCTGGTTCGGATCATGTTTTTGGTTCTCAAAATTTACGCGAACCGAATCCAATGCCTGATCAGCAGCAGATGATGCAAATGCCGATGCCTTATCGTGGATTTGAGTCGAATTCGTATGCAGCGTATGATATGGCACGGTATCAACATCGAATGACCTCGAATGATAAATAG